In Montipora foliosa isolate CH-2021 chromosome 13, ASM3666993v2, whole genome shotgun sequence, one DNA window encodes the following:
- the LOC137983488 gene encoding golgin subfamily A member 6-like protein 7 has protein sequence MMNGTAEVVTTQKKRASPMTWTSEKDEALCKEILLLEPFRFRPRTKESGTTWSQVAEDLRQIKSLNMTVDQRAVRDRYKILKSHFLQKMTEEEKGSGIAPPELTPVEAALEEIIEKQKEFEKQCSSEDSDKKEKAEKDRKNGEEMRQESLETFAQTKKRKLLSSEEDDIETPKVRKNRRSGADTLAYLKEKSDQEMEVKKEELQIKKKLQEEQLMEQRSMRQQQAHMVEAFSAMQQSMQRQLQQQTEVQQQQQQQNSQLIMMMMQMIQNMKNN, from the exons ATG ATGAATGGTACAGCAGAGGTGGTGACAACACAGAAGAAAAG GGCATCTCCCATGACTTGGACGTCTGAAAAAGACGAAGCCCTGTGTAAGGAAATTCTACTATTGGAGCCGTTTAGATTTCGGCCAAGGACAAAAGAGAGTGGAACTACATGGTCACAGGTTGCAGAGGATTTAAGACAAATTAAGTCGCTCAACATGACTGTTGATCAGAGAGCTGTCAGAGATCGGTACAAGATACTTAAGTCCCACTTCTTGCAAAAGATGACAGAAGAGGAAAAGGGTTCCGGTATAGCACCTCCCGAGTTGACCCCAGTTGAAGCAGCATTGGAGGAAATCATCGAGAAACAAAAAGAGTTCGAGAAGCAGTGCAGCAGTGAAGACTCagacaaaaaggaaaaggcGGAGAAAGATCGGAAAAATGGCGAAGAAATGCGCCAGGAATCGCTCGAAACCTTTGCTCAAACgaagaaaagaaagcttttgagtAGCGAGGAAGATGACATAGAGACACCAAAGGTCAGGAAGAACCGACGATCTGGTGCAGATACCCTTGCATATCTTAAAGAGAAGTCAGACCAGGAAATGGAAGTGAAGAAAGAGGAATTACAGATAAAGAAGAAATTACAGGAAGAACAACTAATGGAACAGAGAAGTATGAGACAGCAGCAGGCTCACATGGTCGAGGCTTTTAGCGCCATGCAGCAATCAATGCAGAGGCAGCTGCAACAGCAAACTGAGgtgcagcaacaacagcaacaacaaaacagtcaattaataatgatgatgatgcaaatgatacaaaatatgaaaaacaacTAG
- the LOC137983222 gene encoding uncharacterized protein gives MPSLREIRDMLLFAHSDNLISEEEFLLLYDLNKSSNLKLPYWSYDQFEHDLLNDDECKSEFRFYKRDVYLLAEVLQIPDQIQCYNRLVVDGIEALCIFLKRFAYPCRYSDMLPRFARPVPQLCMISSQVMDFIYQTHNHRLRSFNQPWLSQASLQNYADVIHATGAPLPNCWGFIDGTVRPVSRPGKNQRVLYNGHKRVHAIKFQSIVAPNGLIANLFGPVEGRRHDSGMLAESGLLADLQRHSFSPLGQPLCVYGDPAYPLNIHLQGPFKGVRITPIQNECNTAMSRVRASVEWVFGDIINYFAFMDFKKNLKIRLSAVGKMYIVCGLLTNARTCLYQSVTSSYFGLDPPPLEVYFQ, from the coding sequence ATGCCCTCGTTAAGAGAAATTAGAGATATGTTGTTGTTTGCTCACAGCGATAATTTGATAAGCGAAGAAGAATTTTTGCTGTTATATGATTTAAACAAGTCAAGCAACCTTAAGCTACCGTATTGGAGTTATGACCAGTTTGAACATGATCTTTTAAATGACGATGAATGCAAGTCAGAATTCAGATTCTACAAGAGAGACGTATACCTTCTTGCTGAAGTGTTGCAGATTCCGGATCAAATACAATGCTATAATCGTCTTGTTGTCGATGGGATCGAAGCTCTTTGTATATTTCTTAAGCGATTTGCATATCCTTGTAGATATTCAGATATGCTGCCAAGGTTTGCAAGACCTGTCCCTCAACTTTGTATGATATCCAGCCAAGTGATGGATTTCATTTATCAAACACACAACCACCGTTTACGAAGTTTTAACCAGCCATGGCTCTCTCAGGCCAGTCTTCAGAATTATGCCGATGTAATTCATGCTACCGGGGCTCCACTTCCTAATTGCTGGGGTTTTATCGATGGAACAGTCAGGCCAGTTTCTAGGCCTGGAAAAAATCAAAGAGTTCTGTACAACGGGCACAAGAGGGTCCATGCAATAAAATTTCAGTCAATTGTGGCCCCAAATGGTTTGATAGCTAACCTCTTTGGCCCAGTCGAGGGAAGACGACATGACAGCGGCATGCTGGCAGAGTCAGGTTTACTTGCCGACTTGCAACGTCACTCGTTCTCTCCTCTTGGACAACCTTTGTGTGTTTATGGGGATCCGGCTTACCCCCTTAACATACACCTCCAAGGACCATTCAAAGGAGTCAGGATCACCCCTATACAGAATGAGTGCAACACTGCAATGAGTCGTGTTAGAGCATCAGTGGAGTGGGTTTTTGGGGACATCATAAACTACTTCGCGTTTATGGATTTTAAGAAGAATTTGAAAATTCGTTTAAGCGCAGTTGGTAAAATGTACATCGTGTGCGGCTTGCTCACAAATGCCCGCACTTGTCTTTACCAGTCTGTAACATCGTCATATTTTGGCTTGGACCCACCACCACTGGAAGTTTATTTTCAGTGA